In Solanum lycopersicum chromosome 5, SLM_r2.1, the following are encoded in one genomic region:
- the LOC101252588 gene encoding transcriptional activator TAF-1-like isoform X1: MGNIEDRKSSTPEKSFSTAPDQSSFHVYPDWAVMQAYYAHRVAVPPYVSSAVAPGHAPHPYMWGPLPPMFPPYGTPYAGVYAHGGVYPHSGVPIVFRPQAHGMTSSPVVSQTKNTASLGMDTSAKSSGNSDQGLTSQSKGFDGLGISIGNHSVDNGAGTDHGPSQSGQTEGSSDGSNIHTTEMREHSKKRSRESTPNNSGEGKSQRMCSPQRTREVNGASENGIGIAVNPGIIAEKLAGTTFSPIMTTTPLVKSSPTSQICPAMPGEVWLQNERELKREKRKQSNRESARRSRLRKQAEAEELAVQVQSLTSENLALRSEINKFTENSEKLKFENVGLMERLKNKQGQAKEVTLGMIDDKRLKPVSTADLLARVNNNNGSFSRTNEDGEVHDSTSGAKLHQLLDASSRTDHAVAAR; encoded by the exons ATGGGAAATATTGAGGACAGGAAGTCTTCTACGCCTGAGAAATCATTTTCGACTGCACCA GATCAAAGCAGTTTTCATGTGTATCCTGATTGGGCTGTGATGCAG GCATATTATGCCCATCGAGTAGCTGTACCTCCATATGTTAGTTCTGCTGTTGCACCTGGTCATGCTCCTCATCCTTATATGTGGGGCCCGCTACCG CCTATGTTTCCACCTTATGGCACACCATATGCAGGAGTCTATGCACATGGTGGTGTTTATCCGCACTCTGGAGTTCCTATT GTGTTCCGTCCTCAGgcgcatggaatgacatcatctCCCGTTGTTAGCCAAACCAAG AATACTGCTTCTTTGGGTATGGATACTTCTGCTAAGTCTTCGGGGAACTCTGATCAAGGCTTGACGAGTCAGTCAAAAGGGTTTGATGGGCTTGGAATCTCAATAGGGAATCACAGTGTTGACAATGGTGCTGGCACTGACCATGGACCTTCGCAGAG TGGGCAAACTGAAGGCTCAAGTGACGGAAGTAACATACACACAACAGAG ATGCGTGAGCACAGTAAGAAAAGAAGCCGCGAGTCAACTCCTAATAACT CTGGTGAAGGAAAAAGTCAAAGAATGTGCAGTCCACAACGTACTAGGGAAGTAAATGGGGCCTCAGAGAATGGAATTGGCATAGCTGTTAATCCTGGTATTATAGCAGAAAAGTTAGCGGGAACAACATTTTCTCCGATTATGACTACTACTCCACTAGTAAAATCTAGTCCAACTTCACAAATCTGTCCTGCAATGCCGGGTGAAGTCTGGTTACAG AATGAACGTGAGCTGAAGCGGGAGAAGAGGAAGCAGTCTAATCGAGAATCTGCAAGGAGATCAAGGTTGAGAAAGCAG GCGGAAGCAGAAGAATTGGCAGTGCAGGTTCAATCTTTAACCTCTGAAAATTTGGCACTCAGATCAGAAATAAACAAATTCACCGAAAACTCTGAGAAACTAAAGTTTGAAAATGTTGGTTTAATG GAGAGACTAAAAAACAAGCAAGGACAAGCAAAAGAGGTAACTTTAGGTATGATTGATGATAAGAGGCTGAAGCCTGTTAGCACAGCAGACCTACTAGCAAGAGTCAACAATAACAATGGTTCATTCAGTAGAACCAACGAAGACGGTGAAGTTCATGATAGTACCTCTGGAGCGAAGCTTCATCAACTCCTTGATGCTAGTTCCAGGACTGATCATGCTGTGGCTGCTAGATGA
- the LOC101252588 gene encoding transcriptional activator TAF-1-like isoform X2, with translation MLVLLLHLVMLLILICGARYRYFLPMFPPYGTPYAGVYAHGGVYPHSGVPIVFRPQAHGMTSSPVVSQTKNTASLGMDTSAKSSGNSDQGLTSQSKGFDGLGISIGNHSVDNGAGTDHGPSQSGQTEGSSDGSNIHTTEMREHSKKRSRESTPNNSGEGKSQRMCSPQRTREVNGASENGIGIAVNPGIIAEKLAGTTFSPIMTTTPLVKSSPTSQICPAMPGEVWLQNERELKREKRKQSNRESARRSRLRKQAEAEELAVQVQSLTSENLALRSEINKFTENSEKLKFENVGLMERLKNKQGQAKEVTLGMIDDKRLKPVSTADLLARVNNNNGSFSRTNEDGEVHDSTSGAKLHQLLDASSRTDHAVAAR, from the exons ATGTTAGTTCTGCTGTTGCACCTGGTCATGCTCCTCATCCTTATATGTGGGGCCCGCTACCGGTACTTTCTG CCTATGTTTCCACCTTATGGCACACCATATGCAGGAGTCTATGCACATGGTGGTGTTTATCCGCACTCTGGAGTTCCTATT GTGTTCCGTCCTCAGgcgcatggaatgacatcatctCCCGTTGTTAGCCAAACCAAG AATACTGCTTCTTTGGGTATGGATACTTCTGCTAAGTCTTCGGGGAACTCTGATCAAGGCTTGACGAGTCAGTCAAAAGGGTTTGATGGGCTTGGAATCTCAATAGGGAATCACAGTGTTGACAATGGTGCTGGCACTGACCATGGACCTTCGCAGAG TGGGCAAACTGAAGGCTCAAGTGACGGAAGTAACATACACACAACAGAG ATGCGTGAGCACAGTAAGAAAAGAAGCCGCGAGTCAACTCCTAATAACT CTGGTGAAGGAAAAAGTCAAAGAATGTGCAGTCCACAACGTACTAGGGAAGTAAATGGGGCCTCAGAGAATGGAATTGGCATAGCTGTTAATCCTGGTATTATAGCAGAAAAGTTAGCGGGAACAACATTTTCTCCGATTATGACTACTACTCCACTAGTAAAATCTAGTCCAACTTCACAAATCTGTCCTGCAATGCCGGGTGAAGTCTGGTTACAG AATGAACGTGAGCTGAAGCGGGAGAAGAGGAAGCAGTCTAATCGAGAATCTGCAAGGAGATCAAGGTTGAGAAAGCAG GCGGAAGCAGAAGAATTGGCAGTGCAGGTTCAATCTTTAACCTCTGAAAATTTGGCACTCAGATCAGAAATAAACAAATTCACCGAAAACTCTGAGAAACTAAAGTTTGAAAATGTTGGTTTAATG GAGAGACTAAAAAACAAGCAAGGACAAGCAAAAGAGGTAACTTTAGGTATGATTGATGATAAGAGGCTGAAGCCTGTTAGCACAGCAGACCTACTAGCAAGAGTCAACAATAACAATGGTTCATTCAGTAGAACCAACGAAGACGGTGAAGTTCATGATAGTACCTCTGGAGCGAAGCTTCATCAACTCCTTGATGCTAGTTCCAGGACTGATCATGCTGTGGCTGCTAGATGA